Proteins encoded within one genomic window of Orcinus orca chromosome 21, mOrcOrc1.1, whole genome shotgun sequence:
- the NKX6-3 gene encoding homeobox protein Nkx-6.3, translated as MESNLQGPFLLNNAPLAQFSEVKAPVCQYSVQNSFYKLSPQGLGPQLPAGTPHGITDILSRPVAAPNSSLLSGYPHVAGFGGLGSQGVYYGPQVGNFSKAGNEYPTRTRNCWADTGQDWRGGRPCGNTPDPLSDSIHKKKHTRPTFTGHQIFALEKTFEQTKYLAGPERARLAYSLGMTESQVKVWFQNRRTKWRKKSALEPSSSTPRASGGDRAASENDDDEYNKPLDPDSDDEKIRLLLRKHRAAFSVLSLGAHS; from the exons ATGGAGTCCAACCTGCAGGGCCCGTTCCTGCTGAACAACGCGCCGCTGGCTCAGTTCTCGGAGGTGAAGGCCCCTGTGTGCCAGTACTCCGTGCAGAACTCCTTCTACAAGCTCAGCCCCCAGGGGCTGGGCCCCCAGCTGCCCGCCGGGACCCCGCACGGGATCACGGACATCCTCAGCCGGCCCGTGGCCGCGCCGAACAGCAGCCTCCTCTCCGGCTACCCCCACGTGGCCGGCTTCGGTGGGCTCGGCTCCCAGGGGGTCTACTACGGTCCCCAGGTGGGGAATTTCTCCAAGGCGGGGAACGAGTACCCCACCCGGACCCGGAACTGCTGGGCGGACACGGGCCAGGACTGGCGAGGTGGGCGGCCGTGCGGCAACA ccCCGGACCCCCTGAGCGACAGCATTCACAAGAAGAAGCACACCCGGCCCACCTTCACGGGGCACCAGATCTTTGCCCTGGAGAAGACCTTCGAGCAGACCAAGTACTTGGCGGGTCCCGAGAGGGCGCGGCTGGCATACTCGCTGGGGATGACCGAGTCGCAGGTCAAG GTGTGGTTCCAGAACCGGAGGACCAAGTGGCGGAAGAAGAGTGCCCTGGAACCCTCGTCCTCCACGCCCCGGGCCTCGGGAGGGGACCGCGCGGCCTCGGAGAATGACGACGACGAGTACAACAAGCCGCTGGACCCCGACTCAGACGACGAGAAGATCCGGCTGCTGCTCCGCAAGCACCGCGCCGCCTTCTCGGTGCTCAGCCTGGGCGCGCACAGCTGA